TCGTCATGGGGCGAGATCGGTCGGGACGAGAAGATCGCGATGCGGGCGTGGACGAGGTAGTGGACGTTCGGAGGAGACCTTGGGAACTAGTAAGGCCCAGGGGAGCTGGAGGCTCCGGCCTGGGCCTTTGTGGTGAGAGCGGGCGACGGGAATCGAACCCGCGTTGCCAGTTTGGAAGACTGGGGCTCTACCATTGAGCTACGCCCGCGAGCGGGTGGAGAGCGCTGCGGCCCTCGATCACCACCCCGTAGCGTACAGGGTTCTGCGAGTGGACGTGGCCGGGTGGGGCGGCCCGATATTGGGGCGGCGGGCGGTCCTGCGGGGGACTAGACTTCTCGCGTCGTCGTGTGCGGGCTGTGGCGCAGTTTGGTAGCGCACCGGCTTTGGGTGCCGGGGGTCGTGGGTTCAAATCCCGCCAGCCCGACGGGAGTCCCGAGCAACCGCCGGTGCCGTGAGGTGCGTCCGGCGGTCGGCTCGCGGGACGTGGCTCGGCCTCGGGACGGTGTCCCGAGCGGCGACTCCGATGAGGCGGCCTCACGACGTGTTCATCGTCTCGGTGCAGGGTGCGCCGAGGCTGACTATGCGGTGTCGATGAGGGCGGGCAGCGCGTCCAGGGTTGTGATGCGCGCGACGTCCAAGCCGTTCGGCGGGAGCGCCCCGGAGCGGTCGAGCCACACGCCGGTAAGGCCGGCGGCCTCGGCGGCCTGTGCGTCGTCGGCCAGACGATCCCCGACGTAGGTCGCGGTGGGCGGCTCGACTCCGAGCACCGCGCAGGCCGTCCGGAAGATCCCGGGTGAGGGCTTGGCGGCGCCCGCCTCGCTGGACGCCACCACGTGGGGGAGGAGTCCGGCGAGACCCGTCCGTTCGATCTTCCTGCGCTGCTGCGCCGCGTCCCCGTTGGTGATCACACCAAGTGGCAGGCCGCGTTCCGACAGCTTCTCCAGAACGCGTTTCACCTCGGGAAACGGACGCCAGGCCCTCTCATACGCCGCCAGGAAACCGACGAACCAAGCGTCGGCGCGTGCGTCGTCCCAGTCCCCGAGACCCAGTTCCCTGGTCAGCGTGGTGATCCGGACGCGGCGCTGGGCGGTGAAGCTCAGCTCCCCCGCGAGATACCGGGCGAAGGACTCCTCGCCCAGCTCCTTCCAGCGCGGGACGAGCCATGCCGGGTCCGCGTCCGGGAACGACCAGGTGATCGCCTCGGCCGCCGCGCCTTCGTGGTCCAGGAGCGTCCCGTCCAGATCGAACAGGACGGCGGCGGTCATGCGAGGAAGCCGGTGAGCGCGGCGGTCAGTTCGGCCGGTGCGTCCTCCTGCACCAGGTGACCGGCGCCTTCGATCGGGTGGAGGCGCGAACCCGGAATGAGGGCGGCCAGCTCGTGGCCCTTGGCGACGGGTATCCAGGTGTCTGCGGCGCCCCAGCAGATCAGGACGGGGAGCGCCAGTTCGGCGTAGCGGCCCTGGATCTCGTCCGTGTACCGCTGGTCGGCCTGGGCGATCTGCCGGTAGAAGGCCGGCTGTCCGGCGTCCCCTAGCCAGGGGTCCACGAGCGCCTGCAGGACGGCCGGGTGCAGGCCACGGTGGCTTGCGGACGACACGTACTCCCGTACGAGCGCCCCATGCAATGGAGGGGGAAGCTGCTCGAACACCTCCGCATTGGCCCCGACCAGCCGGAAGAAGGGGGAGCCCCAGGGAGCTAGGGCCACAGGGTCGACCAGGGCGAGCGCACGGTAGCGAGCGCCGTGCAGAAGATGCGCTCGAAGGGCGACGGCCCCACCGAAGTCATGCGCAACGACGGACGGCTCCTGCAGCCCCCAGTGGGCCAGCAGTTCGGTGAAGACGTCGCCCTGCGCGGCCAGCGACACGTCCTGACCATCGCTCATCTCGGACGTCCCGTAGCCCGGCATGTCCCAGACGTACACGCGATGGGTCGTCGCCAAAGCGCGCGCGATCCCGCGCCACACGTAGGAGAAGAACGGCGTGCCGTGCAGCAGCACGACGGGGTCTGCGTGGGGCTCCCCGAGCACGTCCCACCGAACCTCACCGGATCCGCTCCGGTACGTCCTGCCCAGCTTCCAGTCCGGCACAACAGCTCCGATCGTCGATCATGACCGACGGTACTGGCTCCGGGCATGGAACGGGCCCCTGACCACGTCCGGGGTGGTCAGGGGCCCGACGTCTCGGCCGCCGCAAGGGGGTGGGAGGCTCCCCGACGACGAACGGCTCAGCCGAGACCGTTTCTGAGGGCGGTGATCAGCTCGCCGTTCGCGGTGTCCCCGCTGAGCTCCCAGAAGAAGGCGCCCGCCAGGCCCTCGTCCCGGGCGTAGGCCGTCTTGCCGCCGATGGTGGACGGGGTGTCGTAGCTCCACCACTGGTCACCGCACTTGGCGTAGGCGGTGCCGGCGACGGTGCCGTTGGCCGGGCACTGGTTCTTGAGGACCTTGTAGTCCTCGACCCCGGCCTCGTAGGTGCCGGGCGCGGGGCCGGTGGCGGTCCCGCCCGGCGCGGACTGAGCGACGCCGGTCCACCCGCGGCCGTAGAACCCGATGCCCAGCAGCAGCTTGCTCGCGGGCACGCCCTTGGACTTCAGCTTCGCGATGGTCTCCGCCGTGTTGAAGCCCTGCTGCGGGATGCCCGGGTAGGACGTGAGCGGCGAGTGCGGCGCCGTCGGCCCCTGGGCGGCCCAGGCGCCGAAGTAGTCGTAGGTCATGGGCATGAACCAGTCGACGTGCCGGGCCGCGGCCGCGTAGTCGGTCGCGTCCATCTTGCCGCCGGCGCTGGCGTCGGCGGTGATCGCGGCGGTGACCAGGTTGCCGGAGCCGAACTTCGCCCGCAGCGCCGACAGCAGGTTCCCCAGCGCCTGCGGGCCGCTGCTGTCGCAGGTGAGGCCGCACGCGTTCGGGTACTCCCAGTCGATGTCGATGCCGTCGAACACGTCCGCCCAGCGCGGGTCCTCGACCAGGTCGTAGCAGGACTCGGCGAAGGCGGCCGGGTTCTGGGCGGCCTGGCCGAACCCGCCGGACCACGTCCAGCCGCCGAACGACCAGATCACCTTCAGGCCGGGGTTCATCTTCTTGAGCTTGCGGAGCTGGTTGAAGTTGCCGCGCAGCGGCTGGTCCCAGGTGTCGGCGACGCCGTCGACGCTCTCGGCGGCGGTGTACGCCTTGTCGGTGGCCGCGTAGGAGTCGCCGATGGTGCACTTGCCGCCCTGGACGTTGCCGAACGCGTAGTTGATGTGCGTCAGCTTCCCGGCGGAGCCGCTCGTCTGGATGTTCTTCACGTGGTAGTCGCGCTGGTAGACGCTCCACTCGGTGAAGTACCCGACGACCTTGCCCCCGGCGTTGCCCGGGTCGTCGCCCTCGTCGGTGGTGACCGACAGGGAGCCGGACGCGGGGGAGGTGTTCCCTGCGGCGTCGCGGGCCCGGACGGTGAAGGTGTAGGACGTTCCGGCCGACAGGCCGCTGACGGTGGCGCTGGTGCCGGTCACCGATACGGCCTTCGTGCCGCCGTTGTAGACGTCGTAGCCGGTGACTCCGACGTTGTCCGTTGCCGCGTTCCATGCGAGCGAGACGCTGGTGGCGGTCTTGCCGGTGGTCCGCAGTCCGGTCGGGGCGGTGGGCGCCTCGGTGTCGTCGCCCGGTCCGCCGGGCCCGCCGGAGCCGTCGCACGCGGCGCCGTTGACCGTGCATCCGGTGAACCAGCCGGGCCCCGTCCCGTTGAAGCCGAAGCTGGTCTCGGCGCCGGCCGCGAGTGTCGCGTTCCAGCCGGAGTCGGTGAACGTGTAGCGGTTGCCGGAGACGCTCATCTTCGCGTCCCACACCGAGGTGAGGGCGGTGCCGGACGGAAGGTCGGCCCGGACGGTCCAGCCGTTGACGGGCGCGTCCGTTCCGTTGGTGATCGTGCACGAGCCGCCGAAGCCCGTGCCCCAGTCCTGGGTCTTGGTGCAGGTGACGGTGACCGCCCCGGCGGACGACGCCGGGGGCGCCGTCAGCAGGGCGGTGGCGACCGCCAGCGTCGTCGCGCCGGCGAGCACGGTGGCCCGCCGTCCGCCCGGTCTTGACATGATGCTCCGTTCGTTCGGCCCCCGGGCAAACAGGAATCCCCGCGCAACTCTTAGGAAAGTTTCCTAAGAGTTGGGCCAGATCGTAACCGGGTGGAACGCTGCGTTCAAGGGGCCGCGGACGGCCCGCGCGCGCCCGCCCCGCTGGTCTAAGCGGTTGCCTGGGGACGTACGGCCGGACGCTCCGAAAAGAATCTTCACGGCGGCCGGAACGCGAGGCAGAGCCGCAGGAGCGGCTCGACGGCGCCCACGGCCGCTGGACCCTTCCGCCGACGACCATGGGAGACGGTTCTACCCTTCCTCTGCCGGGAACGGTTCGCCGTCGGTGACCGGGGACGAATCGACGCGGTGTACGAGACAACGAGACCCGTTCCCTGGACAATGCACGCTGACATCCAGGGGAGAAAGCGAATCCAAGCTGTGACAGCGACCACCAGCCACACGTCCACCGGCAAGACGGCCACCGGCCGGGAGGGCGGCCAGACCGAGGTCCGGCCCATCACCCAGCGCATCGCCGAGGAGATCGGCGTCGGCGAGGGACAGGTCCGGGTCGCGGTGGACCTGCTCGACGGCGGGGCGACCGTCCCGTTCATCGCCCGCTACCGCAAGGAGGCGACCGGCGCCCTCGACGACACGCAGCTCCGCGCGCTGGAGGAGCGGCTGCGCTACCTGCGGGAGCTGGACGAGCGGCGCGCCGCGATCCTGGAGTCGATCGAGTCGCAGGGCAAGCTCACCGACGAGCTGCGGGCCCGCATCGTCGCGGCCGACTCCAAGGCGCGGCTGGAGGACATCTACCTGCCGTACAAGCCGAAGCGGCGCACCAAGGCGCAGATCGCCCGCGAGGCCGGCCTCGAACCGCTCGCCGACCTGCTGCTGGACGACCCGTCCCACGACCCGCAGACCGCCGCGGCCGGCTACGTCGACGCGGACAAGGGCGTCGCCGACGCGGCCGCCGCGCTGGAGGGCGCGCGGGCCATCCTCGTCGAGCGGTTCGCCGAGGACGCCGACCTCATCGGCGCCCTGCGCGAGCGCATGTGGAACCAGGGGCGGATCGTCTCGCGGGTCCGCGAGGGCAAGGAGGAGTCGGGCGCGAAGTTCTCCGACTACTTCGACTTCGCCGAGCCGTTCGCGAAGCTGCCCTCGCACCGCGTCCTCGCCCTGTTCCGCGGGGAGAAGGAGGAGGTCCTCGACCTCGACCTGGAGCCGGAGGAGGCCCCCGAGGAGCCGGGCGCCCGCAGCTCCTACGAGGTGGAGATCGCCCGCCGTTTCGGCGTCGTCGACCAGGGCCGCCCGGCCGACAAGTGGCTGTCGGACACGGTCCGCTGGGCGTGGCGCACCCGCATCCTCGTGCACCTCGGCATCGACATGCGCACCCGGCTGCGGCAGGAGGCCGAGGCCGAGGCGGTCCGGGTGTTCGCCGCGAACCTGCGCGACCTGCTGCTCGCCGCGCCCGCCGGGAGCCGCGCGACGATGGGCCTGGACCCGGGGCTGCGCACCGGCGTGAAGGTCGCCGTCGTCGACCCCACCGGCAAGGTCGTCGCGACCGACACCATCTACCCGCACGAGCCCCGCCGCAGGTGGGACGAGTCGATCGCGACGCTCGCCCGCCTCGCCCGCGAGCACGCCGTCGAGCTGGTCTCCATCGGCAACGGCACCGCGTCGCGGGAGACCGACAAGCTCGTCGCGGACCTGATCGCCCGGCACCCCGAGCTGAAGCTCACCAAGATCATGGTGTCGGAGGCCGGCGCGTCGGTGTACTCGGCGTCCGAGTACGCGGCGCGCGAGCTGCCCGGCCTGGACGTCTCGCTGCGCGGCGCGGTGTCGATCGCCCGCCGCCTCCAGGACCCGCTCGCCGAGCTCGTCAAGATCGACCCGAAGTCGATCGGGGTCGGCCAGTACCAGCACGACGTCTCCGAGGTGAAGCTGTCCCGCTCCCTCGACGCCGTCGTCGAGGACTGCGTGAACGCCGTCGGCGTCGACGTCAACACCGCCTCCGCGCCGCTGCTGACCCGCGTGTCGGGCATCGGCGAGGGGCTCGCGGAGAACATCGTCGCCCACCGCGACGCCCACGGCCCGTTCCGGACCCGCGAGGGGCTCAGGGCCGTCCCGCGCCTCGGCCCGAAGGCGTTCGAGCAGTGCGCGGGCTTCCTGCGCATCCCCGGCGGGGACGACCCCCTCGACGCGTCCAGCGTGCACCCGGAGGCGTACCCGGTCGTGCGCCGCATCCTGGACGCGGTCGGCGGCGACATCAAGGGACTCATCGGCAACACGGCCGTTCTCCGCTCCCTGGACCCCGGCGACTTCGTGGACGACACGTTCGGGCTGCCGACCGTCACCGACATCCTCGCCGAACTGGAGAAGCCGGGCCGCGATCCGCGTCCGGCGTTCCGGACGGCGGCGTTCAAAGAGGGCGTCGACAAGATCGCCGACCTTGAGCCCGGCATGATCCTCGAGGGCGTGGTCACCAACGTCGCCGCGTTCGGCGCGTTCGTGGATGTGGGGGTCCACCAGGACGGCCTGGTCCACATCTCCGCGATGTCGGACAAGTTCGTGTCGGACCCGCGGGACGTGGCCAAGCCCGGCGACATCGTCCGGGTCAAGGTCCTGGACGTCGACCTCCAGCGCAAGCGCATCTCCCTCACGCTGCGCCTGGACGACGAGCCCGGCCGCCAGAAGCAGGGACGCGACAGGCAGGGCGGGTCCCGGAGGGGCGGTCAGCGCGACCAGGGCGGGGCCCGCCAGAACCGCGGCGGCCGCGGCGGGCAGCGCGGCGGCCGGGGCGGCGGCGACGTCCCCGGAGGCGCCATGGCCGACGCCCTCCGCCGGGCGGGTCTCGACAAAGGCCTCCCGGGCGCGGGCGGCGGCAGGCGCTAGGCCCGCGCAGGAGACGATTCCGGCCCTGTGCGCGCATCGGAGGGCCGGGGCGGGCGCCGGCCGGGGCTCCCCGGCCGGTCAGTCGCCGGCGCCGCGCCAGCGCCCGTCCGAGCCCGTCTCGGTGGGACTCTGCGGGCGGACGGGCCGGCGCGGAGGCCGCGGCCCCGGAGCCTGCGGGTCGTGCGGGCCGCGGCCGAGCTCGTCCTGCGCGTGCGC
The sequence above is drawn from the Actinomadura hallensis genome and encodes:
- a CDS encoding HAD family hydrolase — protein: MTAAVLFDLDGTLLDHEGAAAEAITWSFPDADPAWLVPRWKELGEESFARYLAGELSFTAQRRVRITTLTRELGLGDWDDARADAWFVGFLAAYERAWRPFPEVKRVLEKLSERGLPLGVITNGDAAQQRRKIERTGLAGLLPHVVASSEAGAAKPSPGIFRTACAVLGVEPPTATYVGDRLADDAQAAEAAGLTGVWLDRSGALPPNGLDVARITTLDALPALIDTA
- a CDS encoding alpha/beta fold hydrolase, with product MPDWKLGRTYRSGSGEVRWDVLGEPHADPVVLLHGTPFFSYVWRGIARALATTHRVYVWDMPGYGTSEMSDGQDVSLAAQGDVFTELLAHWGLQEPSVVAHDFGGAVALRAHLLHGARYRALALVDPVALAPWGSPFFRLVGANAEVFEQLPPPLHGALVREYVSSASHRGLHPAVLQALVDPWLGDAGQPAFYRQIAQADQRYTDEIQGRYAELALPVLICWGAADTWIPVAKGHELAALIPGSRLHPIEGAGHLVQEDAPAELTAALTGFLA
- a CDS encoding glycosyl hydrolase family 18 protein encodes the protein MSRPGGRRATVLAGATTLAVATALLTAPPASSAGAVTVTCTKTQDWGTGFGGSCTITNGTDAPVNGWTVRADLPSGTALTSVWDAKMSVSGNRYTFTDSGWNATLAAGAETSFGFNGTGPGWFTGCTVNGAACDGSGGPGGPGDDTEAPTAPTGLRTTGKTATSVSLAWNAATDNVGVTGYDVYNGGTKAVSVTGTSATVSGLSAGTSYTFTVRARDAAGNTSPASGSLSVTTDEGDDPGNAGGKVVGYFTEWSVYQRDYHVKNIQTSGSAGKLTHINYAFGNVQGGKCTIGDSYAATDKAYTAAESVDGVADTWDQPLRGNFNQLRKLKKMNPGLKVIWSFGGWTWSGGFGQAAQNPAAFAESCYDLVEDPRWADVFDGIDIDWEYPNACGLTCDSSGPQALGNLLSALRAKFGSGNLVTAAITADASAGGKMDATDYAAAARHVDWFMPMTYDYFGAWAAQGPTAPHSPLTSYPGIPQQGFNTAETIAKLKSKGVPASKLLLGIGFYGRGWTGVAQSAPGGTATGPAPGTYEAGVEDYKVLKNQCPANGTVAGTAYAKCGDQWWSYDTPSTIGGKTAYARDEGLAGAFFWELSGDTANGELITALRNGLG
- a CDS encoding Tex family protein, yielding MTQRIAEEIGVGEGQVRVAVDLLDGGATVPFIARYRKEATGALDDTQLRALEERLRYLRELDERRAAILESIESQGKLTDELRARIVAADSKARLEDIYLPYKPKRRTKAQIAREAGLEPLADLLLDDPSHDPQTAAAGYVDADKGVADAAAALEGARAILVERFAEDADLIGALRERMWNQGRIVSRVREGKEESGAKFSDYFDFAEPFAKLPSHRVLALFRGEKEEVLDLDLEPEEAPEEPGARSSYEVEIARRFGVVDQGRPADKWLSDTVRWAWRTRILVHLGIDMRTRLRQEAEAEAVRVFAANLRDLLLAAPAGSRATMGLDPGLRTGVKVAVVDPTGKVVATDTIYPHEPRRRWDESIATLARLAREHAVELVSIGNGTASRETDKLVADLIARHPELKLTKIMVSEAGASVYSASEYAARELPGLDVSLRGAVSIARRLQDPLAELVKIDPKSIGVGQYQHDVSEVKLSRSLDAVVEDCVNAVGVDVNTASAPLLTRVSGIGEGLAENIVAHRDAHGPFRTREGLRAVPRLGPKAFEQCAGFLRIPGGDDPLDASSVHPEAYPVVRRILDAVGGDIKGLIGNTAVLRSLDPGDFVDDTFGLPTVTDILAELEKPGRDPRPAFRTAAFKEGVDKIADLEPGMILEGVVTNVAAFGAFVDVGVHQDGLVHISAMSDKFVSDPRDVAKPGDIVRVKVLDVDLQRKRISLTLRLDDEPGRQKQGRDRQGGSRRGGQRDQGGARQNRGGRGGQRGGRGGGDVPGGAMADALRRAGLDKGLPGAGGGRR